Proteins encoded by one window of Kineosporia sp. NBRC 101731:
- a CDS encoding hemolysin family protein, whose translation MTNLLIALLLLALNAFFVGAEFAVISARRSQVEPLADAGSRAAKTAMVAMEQVSLMLACCQLGITIASLGLGLVAEPAIAHLIEAPAEAAHLPEGLIHPMAFAIALAVVSYLHVVLGEMVPKNLALAGPDRAVLLLAPPLMAVARATSPVIRLLNWFANHAVRLLRVEPKDEVASTFTADEVASIVNESTREGLLDDHGLLTGALEFSELSAGDLMIPVGRLVTVPVGSTPAEVERLVTRTGFSRFPVVRSVTGELEVLGYLHLKDLLYADDERHALPIPEKRVRSLVSVSSEDEVEEALATMQRAGSHLARVVDHEGRTLGVLFLEDVLEELVGEVRDATRRDQGRAPARA comes from the coding sequence ATGACCAACCTGCTCATCGCCCTGCTGCTACTGGCCCTCAACGCGTTCTTCGTCGGTGCCGAGTTCGCCGTCATCTCGGCCCGGCGCAGCCAGGTCGAGCCGCTGGCCGATGCCGGCAGCCGGGCGGCGAAGACCGCGATGGTCGCCATGGAACAGGTCTCGCTGATGCTCGCCTGCTGCCAGCTGGGCATCACGATCGCCTCGCTCGGCCTCGGTCTGGTGGCTGAGCCGGCGATCGCGCACCTGATCGAGGCCCCTGCCGAGGCGGCGCACCTTCCTGAGGGCCTGATCCATCCGATGGCCTTCGCCATCGCCCTGGCCGTCGTCAGTTACCTGCACGTGGTGCTGGGCGAGATGGTGCCGAAGAACCTGGCCCTGGCCGGTCCGGACCGCGCCGTGCTGCTCCTGGCCCCGCCGCTGATGGCGGTGGCCCGGGCCACGTCGCCCGTGATCCGGCTGCTGAACTGGTTCGCCAATCACGCGGTGCGGCTGCTGCGGGTCGAGCCGAAGGACGAGGTGGCTTCCACCTTCACCGCCGACGAGGTGGCCTCCATCGTCAACGAGTCGACCCGCGAGGGGCTCCTCGACGACCACGGACTGCTCACCGGTGCCCTGGAGTTCAGCGAGCTCTCCGCCGGTGACCTGATGATCCCGGTGGGCCGGCTGGTCACCGTGCCGGTCGGCAGCACGCCGGCCGAGGTCGAGCGGCTGGTCACCCGGACCGGGTTCAGCCGTTTCCCGGTGGTGCGGTCGGTGACCGGCGAACTCGAGGTACTCGGCTACCTGCACCTGAAAGACCTGCTCTACGCCGACGACGAGCGCCACGCCCTGCCGATCCCGGAGAAGCGGGTGCGGTCGCTGGTGTCCGTCAGCAGTGAGGACGAGGTCGAGGAGGCCCTGGCGACGATGCAGCGCGCGGGCAGTCACCTCGCCCGGGTCGTCGACCACGAGGGCCGCACGCTGGGCGTGCTCTTCCTGGAAGACGTGCTCGAGGAGCTCGTCGGTGAGGTCCGCGACGCGACCCGTCGTGATCAGGGACGAGCGCCGGCCCGGGCCTGA
- a CDS encoding zinc-binding dehydrogenase, translating to MLAAFVTRTDADDPISALQVGERPAPDVPEGWARVRLKAAGLNHHDLWSLRGVGLPDERLPMILGCDGAGLDDDGNEVIVHAVISGDPVGLIPTGDETLDPRRSLLSEVHQGTLADEVIVPKANLVPKPAGLSWEEAACLPTAWLTAYRMLFTQGQVRPGQTILVQGAGGGVATALIALGRAAGVRVWVTSRDEGKRTRAVQLGADRAFESGARLPERVDAVMETVGAATWSHSVKSLKPGGAIVICGATSGAAPKNAELNRIFFLQLRVLGSTMGTREELGRLANFLLTSGVRPQIDTVLPLERAREGFEKLASGDVVGKVVFTR from the coding sequence ATGCTGGCTGCCTTCGTCACCAGAACCGATGCCGACGACCCGATCTCCGCACTGCAGGTCGGAGAGCGCCCCGCCCCGGACGTGCCCGAGGGCTGGGCCCGGGTCCGGCTGAAGGCCGCCGGCCTGAACCATCACGACCTGTGGAGCCTGCGCGGCGTCGGCCTGCCCGACGAACGTCTGCCGATGATCCTCGGCTGCGACGGTGCCGGGCTCGACGACGACGGCAACGAGGTCATCGTGCACGCTGTCATCAGCGGCGACCCGGTCGGCCTGATCCCGACGGGAGACGAGACCCTCGACCCGCGCCGCAGCCTGCTCTCCGAGGTGCACCAGGGCACACTCGCCGACGAGGTGATCGTGCCGAAGGCCAACCTGGTACCCAAGCCGGCCGGGCTGAGCTGGGAAGAAGCCGCCTGCCTGCCCACGGCCTGGCTCACCGCCTACCGCATGCTCTTCACCCAGGGGCAGGTGCGGCCGGGCCAGACGATCCTCGTGCAGGGTGCGGGCGGTGGCGTCGCGACCGCGCTGATCGCGCTGGGCCGGGCCGCGGGGGTGCGGGTCTGGGTGACCAGCCGGGACGAGGGCAAACGGACGCGGGCGGTCCAGCTGGGTGCCGACCGGGCCTTCGAGAGCGGGGCCCGGCTGCCCGAGCGGGTGGACGCGGTGATGGAGACCGTGGGCGCGGCCACCTGGAGCCACTCGGTGAAGTCGCTGAAGCCCGGCGGGGCGATCGTGATCTGCGGTGCCACCAGCGGCGCCGCCCCGAAGAACGCCGAGCTCAACCGCATCTTCTTCCTGCAACTACGGGTGCTCGGGTCGACCATGGGCACCCGCGAGGAACTCGGCCGCCTGGCGAACTTCCTGCTCACCAGCGGGGTGCGCCCGCAGATCGACACGGTGCTGCCCCTGGAACGCGCTCGCGAGGGCTTCGAGAAACTCGCGTCGGGAGACGTGGTGGGCAAGGTCGTGTTCACGCGCTGA
- a CDS encoding NADP-dependent malic enzyme: MPIGPIGTDSDLPTVTALAPVFALHRGGKIETALRVPLRTRDDLSLAYTPGVAEICLAIAADPDLLDVYTGRGNTVAVVSDGTAVLGLGNIGPGAAMPVMEGKAMLFKHFAGINAVPICLDTTDPDEIVDTVARLAPTFGGINLEDIAAPRCFEIEARLRERLDLPVFHDDQHGTAVVVLAALTNAARVTGRDLEALRVVVAGAGAAGVAIAGILAGAGIEDIVVCDSRGVLVRGRAHLAGYKEGLAERSNPRRLSGDLAVAMAGADVYIGVSGGQVPEPVVASMAPGSIVFALANPTPEVHPDLAHRYAAVVGTGRSDFPNQINNVLAFPGIFRGALDVRATAVTEGMKLAAAQAIAHCVDHPTAGEVVPSVFDERVAPAVARAVGQAARDEGVARS, encoded by the coding sequence ATGCCCATCGGCCCCATCGGCACTGATTCCGACCTCCCCACCGTGACCGCCCTGGCACCGGTGTTCGCCCTGCACCGGGGCGGCAAGATCGAGACGGCACTGCGGGTGCCGCTGCGGACCCGTGACGACCTGTCGCTCGCCTACACGCCGGGGGTGGCCGAGATCTGCCTGGCCATCGCCGCCGACCCGGACCTGCTCGACGTCTACACCGGCCGCGGTAATACGGTCGCCGTGGTCTCCGACGGCACGGCCGTGCTCGGTCTCGGGAACATCGGCCCCGGCGCCGCGATGCCGGTGATGGAGGGTAAGGCGATGCTGTTCAAGCACTTCGCCGGCATCAACGCCGTGCCGATCTGCCTGGACACCACCGATCCGGACGAGATCGTCGACACCGTCGCCCGGCTGGCCCCGACCTTCGGCGGTATCAATCTGGAGGACATCGCCGCGCCGCGCTGCTTCGAGATCGAGGCCCGGTTGCGTGAGCGGCTCGACCTGCCGGTGTTCCACGACGACCAGCACGGCACCGCGGTGGTCGTGCTCGCGGCCCTGACCAACGCCGCCCGGGTGACCGGGCGGGACCTGGAGGCGCTGCGGGTCGTCGTGGCCGGGGCGGGGGCCGCCGGTGTGGCCATCGCCGGCATCCTGGCGGGTGCCGGGATCGAGGACATCGTGGTGTGCGACAGCCGGGGGGTGCTGGTGCGGGGCCGGGCGCATCTGGCCGGGTACAAGGAAGGTCTCGCGGAACGCTCCAACCCGCGCCGGCTGAGCGGTGACCTGGCCGTGGCGATGGCCGGGGCCGACGTCTACATCGGGGTCAGCGGAGGCCAGGTGCCCGAGCCGGTGGTGGCCTCGATGGCCCCCGGGTCGATCGTGTTCGCACTGGCCAATCCCACCCCCGAGGTGCATCCGGACCTGGCCCACCGCTACGCCGCGGTGGTCGGTACCGGGCGCAGCGACTTCCCCAACCAGATCAACAACGTGCTCGCCTTCCCGGGCATCTTCCGCGGCGCGCTCGACGTGCGGGCCACGGCCGTCACCGAGGGCATGAAGCTGGCCGCGGCCCAGGCGATCGCCCACTGCGTGGACCACCCCACCGCGGGTGAGGTGGTGCCCAGCGTCTTCGACGAACGCGTGGCCCCGGCGGTGGCCAGGGCGGTCGGGCAGGCCGCGCGGGACGAAGGGGTGGCCCGGAGCTGA
- a CDS encoding GDSL-type esterase/lipase family protein → MSRLRLASSTPAGAPEVRICVVGDALVSGVGDPKALGWVGRVAARTPQDEMALSVYTLGVPGENTADLGTRWWSEAGRRFGDHQGEHRVVIGLGRADIEAGLSIPRSRLNLANMLDDAHARRLPAFVVGPPPAADHALNLRIEELSATFGDVCRRRSVPYVDCFDPLYAHEDWLTDLAAGDGEHPRQAGYGLIAWLVLHNGWYEWLGVPRP, encoded by the coding sequence GTGAGCCGACTGCGCCTCGCCTCCAGCACCCCCGCCGGTGCGCCGGAGGTCAGGATCTGCGTCGTCGGTGACGCACTGGTCTCCGGGGTGGGCGACCCCAAGGCGCTGGGCTGGGTGGGCCGGGTCGCGGCCCGCACCCCTCAGGACGAGATGGCCCTGTCTGTCTATACTCTCGGCGTCCCTGGGGAGAATACGGCCGATCTGGGCACCCGCTGGTGGTCGGAGGCAGGGCGCCGTTTCGGCGACCACCAGGGCGAGCACCGCGTGGTGATCGGCCTGGGCCGGGCCGACATCGAGGCCGGCCTGAGCATCCCCCGCTCACGGCTGAACCTCGCCAACATGCTCGACGATGCGCACGCCCGCCGGCTACCCGCCTTCGTGGTCGGCCCGCCCCCGGCCGCCGACCACGCACTGAACCTCCGGATCGAAGAGCTGTCAGCCACTTTCGGCGACGTCTGCCGCCGTCGCAGCGTGCCCTACGTGGATTGCTTCGACCCGCTCTACGCGCACGAGGACTGGCTCACCGACCTGGCCGCCGGCGACGGTGAGCACCCCCGTCAGGCCGGTTACGGCCTGATCGCCTGGCTGGTGCTGCACAACGGCTGGTACGAGTGGCTCGGCGTGCCACGGCCCTAG
- a CDS encoding multifunctional oxoglutarate decarboxylase/oxoglutarate dehydrogenase thiamine pyrophosphate-binding subunit/dihydrolipoyllysine-residue succinyltransferase subunit — protein sequence MSSEPVVTEFGPNEWLVDELYQQYLSDKSSVDPAWWEFFADYQPSETPHLRASSRPSDETTSDPSDTIPATGPNGAADGRPVATAALQPPKSAAPPATGPATPADRSETRPNEATPAQPSPAASATTPPNAPSSPSSPAKKPAQQPATLPAARTPREPAAAAPAKTNRDAPQVTRLKGPAARVVTNMEASLEVPTATSVRAVPAKLLIDNRIVLNNHLARSRGGKVSFTHLIGFALVEALELMPSMNTSYAEEDGKPAIVQPAHINLGIAIDMPKPDGTRQLLVPNVRHCDGMDFAEFWAAYEDVVRRARNGKLGADDFAGTTLSLTNPGTIGTVHSVPRLMKGQGCIIGVGAMDYPAEYQGASEETIARLAVSKMMTLTSTYDHRIIQGAGSGEFLRVVHSKLLGEDGFYDRVFRSLRLPYEPVRWVRDISVSHDDQINKTARVQELIHSYRVRGHLMADTDPLEYKQRRHPDLDITTHGLTLWDLEREVPTGGFGGKPVAKLRHILGVLRDTYCRTVGIEYMHIQDPEQRRWLQARLERPYAKPTREEQLRILGRLNAAEAFETFLQTKFVGQKRFSLEGGESVIALLDELLSNAAREKLDEVCIGMPHRGRLNVLANIAGKSYGQIFREFEGQQDPRSVQGSGDVKYHLGTEGHYTAETGEKTKVYLAANPSHLEAVNPVLEGVARAKQDRLNRQGEIFSVLPVLMHGDAAFAGQGVVTETLNLSQLRGYRTGGTVHVVINNQVGFTTAPSSSRSSVYCTDAARMIQAPIFHVNGDDPEACVRVAQLAFEFRMAFDKDVVIDLVCYRRRGHNEGDDPSMTQPLMYNLIEAKRSVRKLYTEGLIGRGDITVEEAEQALRDYQQQLERVFAETRDTVNHPPTVNRDVTAGLDLPKAQQQDNAASDGHTSAVPAEVLKRIGDAYVSPPEGFSVHPKLQTLLERRATMASDGGVDWAFGEMLALGSILMDGTNVRFTGQDTRRGTFTQRHAVLTDKITAEEWTPLLNLSDDQGKFWIYDSLLSEFAAMGFEYGYSVERPDALVLWEAQFGDFANGAQTIVDEFISSSEQKWGQRSSVTLLLPHGYEGQGPDHSSARIERYLQLCAENNMFVAQPSTPASYFHLLRRQAYAKPRKPLVVFTPKSMLRLKAAVSPIEEFTGGEFLPVIPDHAKLGQVGRVLLCSGKIYHDLVAERTKRGDTSTAIVRLEQLYPLDAEGVKAAIQPYRDAQLVWVQDEPANQGPWPSIALSLPQDLGGRPLLRISRPAAASPATGSAKKHQAEQAALIAQAFNR from the coding sequence GTGTCCTCCGAGCCTGTGGTGACCGAGTTCGGACCGAACGAGTGGCTGGTCGACGAGCTGTACCAGCAGTACCTGTCAGACAAGTCCTCGGTGGATCCCGCCTGGTGGGAATTCTTCGCGGACTACCAGCCGAGCGAGACCCCGCACCTGCGGGCGAGCTCGCGGCCGTCTGACGAGACCACCTCGGATCCCTCGGACACCATTCCTGCGACGGGCCCGAACGGGGCGGCCGACGGCCGTCCGGTCGCGACCGCCGCGCTGCAGCCACCGAAGTCTGCGGCCCCACCTGCTACCGGCCCGGCCACCCCGGCCGACCGGAGCGAGACCAGGCCGAACGAGGCGACACCGGCGCAGCCTTCCCCCGCGGCCAGTGCCACGACCCCCCCGAACGCCCCGAGCAGCCCGAGCAGCCCGGCCAAGAAGCCCGCGCAGCAGCCGGCGACCCTGCCGGCCGCCCGCACCCCCCGGGAACCGGCGGCCGCCGCACCGGCGAAGACCAACCGGGACGCCCCGCAGGTCACCCGGCTCAAGGGCCCGGCCGCCCGGGTCGTGACGAACATGGAAGCCAGCCTGGAGGTGCCCACCGCCACCAGCGTGCGGGCCGTCCCGGCGAAGCTCCTGATCGACAACCGGATCGTGCTCAACAACCACCTGGCCCGCTCCCGCGGCGGCAAGGTGTCCTTCACCCACCTGATCGGTTTCGCCCTCGTCGAGGCGCTGGAACTGATGCCGTCGATGAACACCTCGTACGCCGAGGAGGACGGCAAGCCGGCGATCGTGCAGCCGGCCCACATCAATCTCGGTATCGCGATCGACATGCCCAAGCCGGACGGCACGCGTCAGCTGCTGGTGCCGAACGTGCGGCACTGCGACGGCATGGATTTCGCCGAGTTCTGGGCGGCCTACGAGGATGTGGTGCGCCGGGCCCGCAACGGCAAGCTCGGTGCCGACGACTTCGCCGGCACCACGCTGAGCCTGACCAACCCCGGCACCATCGGCACCGTGCACTCCGTGCCGCGGCTGATGAAGGGCCAGGGCTGCATCATCGGTGTCGGCGCGATGGACTACCCGGCCGAGTACCAGGGCGCGTCGGAAGAGACCATCGCCCGGCTGGCGGTCAGCAAGATGATGACGCTGACCTCCACCTACGACCACCGCATCATCCAGGGCGCCGGGTCCGGCGAGTTCCTGCGCGTCGTGCACAGCAAGCTGCTGGGCGAAGACGGTTTCTACGATCGGGTCTTCCGCTCGCTGCGTCTGCCGTACGAGCCGGTCCGCTGGGTGCGCGACATCTCGGTCTCGCACGACGACCAGATCAACAAGACCGCACGGGTGCAGGAGCTGATCCACTCCTACCGGGTCCGTGGCCACCTGATGGCCGACACCGACCCGCTGGAGTACAAGCAGCGCCGTCACCCCGACCTCGACATCACCACCCACGGCCTGACCCTCTGGGACCTCGAACGCGAGGTGCCGACGGGCGGTTTCGGCGGCAAGCCGGTGGCCAAACTGCGGCACATCCTCGGGGTGTTGCGTGACACCTACTGCCGCACGGTCGGTATCGAGTACATGCATATCCAGGACCCGGAGCAGCGGCGCTGGCTGCAGGCCCGGCTGGAGCGGCCCTACGCCAAGCCGACCCGCGAGGAGCAGCTGCGCATCCTCGGCCGGCTCAATGCGGCCGAGGCGTTCGAGACCTTCCTGCAGACGAAGTTCGTCGGCCAGAAGCGGTTCAGCCTCGAGGGCGGCGAGTCGGTCATCGCGCTGCTCGACGAGCTGCTGTCCAACGCCGCCCGGGAGAAGCTGGACGAGGTCTGCATCGGCATGCCGCACCGCGGCCGGCTGAACGTGCTGGCCAACATCGCGGGCAAGAGCTACGGCCAGATCTTCCGCGAGTTCGAGGGCCAGCAGGACCCGCGCAGCGTGCAGGGTTCCGGCGACGTGAAGTACCACCTCGGCACCGAGGGGCACTACACCGCCGAGACCGGTGAGAAGACCAAGGTCTACCTGGCCGCGAACCCCTCCCACCTGGAGGCGGTCAACCCGGTGCTCGAGGGTGTGGCCCGGGCCAAGCAGGACCGGCTGAACCGGCAGGGCGAGATCTTCTCGGTGCTGCCGGTGCTGATGCACGGCGACGCGGCCTTCGCCGGCCAGGGCGTCGTGACCGAAACGCTGAACCTGTCACAGCTGCGGGGCTACCGCACCGGCGGCACCGTGCACGTCGTCATCAACAACCAGGTCGGCTTCACCACCGCCCCCTCGTCCTCGCGCTCGTCGGTGTACTGCACCGACGCCGCCCGGATGATCCAGGCACCGATCTTCCACGTGAACGGCGACGACCCGGAGGCCTGTGTCCGGGTGGCCCAGCTGGCCTTCGAGTTCCGGATGGCGTTCGACAAGGACGTCGTCATCGACCTGGTCTGCTACCGCCGCCGCGGTCACAACGAGGGTGACGACCCCTCGATGACGCAGCCGCTGATGTACAACCTGATCGAGGCCAAGCGGAGCGTGCGCAAGCTCTACACCGAGGGCCTGATCGGGCGTGGTGACATCACCGTGGAGGAGGCGGAGCAGGCGCTGCGCGACTACCAGCAGCAGCTGGAGCGCGTGTTCGCCGAGACCCGCGACACGGTCAACCACCCGCCCACGGTCAACCGCGACGTCACGGCCGGTCTCGACCTGCCGAAGGCTCAGCAGCAGGACAACGCCGCCTCCGACGGTCACACCAGCGCGGTTCCCGCCGAGGTGCTGAAACGGATCGGCGACGCCTACGTCTCGCCGCCGGAAGGCTTCTCGGTACACCCGAAGCTGCAGACGCTGCTCGAGCGCCGGGCCACGATGGCCTCCGACGGCGGCGTGGACTGGGCGTTCGGCGAGATGCTGGCGCTGGGCTCGATCCTGATGGACGGCACCAACGTCCGGTTCACCGGGCAGGACACCCGCCGGGGCACCTTCACCCAGCGGCACGCGGTGCTGACCGACAAGATCACCGCCGAGGAGTGGACGCCGCTGCTCAACCTCAGCGACGACCAGGGCAAGTTCTGGATCTACGACTCGCTGCTGTCCGAGTTCGCGGCCATGGGCTTCGAGTACGGCTACTCGGTCGAGCGGCCCGACGCCCTGGTGCTCTGGGAGGCGCAGTTCGGTGACTTCGCCAACGGCGCCCAGACCATCGTCGACGAGTTCATCTCCTCGTCCGAGCAGAAGTGGGGCCAGCGGTCGTCGGTGACGCTGCTGCTCCCCCACGGCTACGAGGGCCAGGGGCCGGACCACTCCAGCGCCCGCATCGAGCGCTACCTGCAGCTGTGCGCCGAGAACAACATGTTCGTCGCCCAGCCATCGACCCCGGCCAGCTACTTCCACCTGCTGCGCCGCCAGGCCTACGCCAAGCCGCGCAAGCCGCTGGTGGTGTTCACGCCGAAGTCGATGCTGCGCCTGAAGGCGGCGGTGTCGCCGATCGAGGAGTTCACCGGAGGTGAGTTCCTCCCGGTCATCCCCGACCACGCCAAGCTGGGGCAGGTCGGCCGGGTGCTGCTGTGCAGCGGGAAGATCTACCACGACCTGGTGGCGGAGCGGACCAAGCGCGGTGACACCAGCACGGCGATCGTGCGGCTCGAGCAGCTCTACCCGCTCGACGCCGAGGGCGTGAAGGCGGCCATCCAGCCGTACCGCGACGCCCAGCTGGTCTGGGTGCAGGACGAGCCGGCGAACCAGGGTCCCTGGCCGTCGATCGCCCTGAGCCTCCCGCAGGACCTGGGCGGGCGCCCGCTGCTGCGCATCTCCCGTCCCGCGGCGGCCTCCCCGGCCACCGGTTCGGCCAAGAAGCACCAGGCCGAGCAGGCGGCCCTGATCGCGCAGGCGTTCAACCGCTAG
- a CDS encoding S24 family peptidase, which translates to MSSPAVYRPLLPIGQVIVRGRSMEPSLRDGDRLLVHWGGRPQVGRVAVVRLPGDRPLSVKRLSFREDGGWWVERDNPAEGVDSWQVGAVPEEDVLAVVLVRIWPDPGRITGPRRADQQGAE; encoded by the coding sequence ATGAGCTCGCCTGCGGTGTACCGGCCACTGCTGCCGATCGGTCAGGTGATCGTGCGTGGCCGTTCGATGGAACCGTCCCTGCGGGACGGCGACCGGCTCCTGGTGCACTGGGGAGGTCGGCCCCAGGTGGGCCGGGTGGCGGTGGTGCGCCTGCCCGGCGACCGGCCGCTCTCGGTGAAACGGCTCTCGTTCCGCGAGGACGGCGGCTGGTGGGTGGAACGGGACAACCCGGCCGAGGGCGTCGATTCCTGGCAGGTGGGCGCGGTGCCGGAGGAAGACGTGCTGGCCGTGGTCCTGGTCCGGATCTGGCCCGACCCGGGCAGGATCACGGGCCCGCGACGCGCAGATCAACAGGGTGCGGAGTAG
- the sodN gene encoding superoxide dismutase, Ni, with the protein MLSRFLNAFTAVEVSAHCDLPCGVYDPAQAKIEAQSVKACIAKFNASDDSVFKERAISIKEERSDLVKHHLWVLWTDYFKPPHFEKYPQLHGLFNEATKLAGAGGTKGSTDEAVADQLLAKIDEISTIFWETKAAA; encoded by the coding sequence ATGCTCTCGCGGTTCCTCAACGCCTTCACCGCGGTCGAGGTCAGCGCCCACTGCGACCTCCCCTGCGGCGTCTACGACCCGGCCCAGGCCAAGATCGAGGCCCAGTCGGTCAAGGCCTGCATCGCGAAGTTCAACGCCTCGGACGACTCGGTGTTCAAGGAGCGCGCGATCTCGATCAAGGAGGAGCGCAGCGACCTGGTGAAGCATCACCTCTGGGTGCTGTGGACCGACTACTTCAAGCCCCCTCACTTCGAGAAGTACCCGCAGCTGCACGGCCTGTTCAACGAGGCCACCAAGCTCGCCGGTGCGGGTGGCACGAAGGGCAGCACCGACGAGGCCGTGGCCGACCAGCTGCTGGCCAAGATCGACGAGATCAGCACGATCTTCTGGGAGACCAAGGCTGCCGCCTGA
- a CDS encoding DUF6104 family protein: MYFTDRGIEELEQRRGDEEVSFAWLAEQLKHFVDLNPDFETPVERLATWLARLDDDDDEVQ; this comes from the coding sequence ATGTACTTCACCGACCGAGGGATCGAGGAGCTCGAGCAGCGCCGCGGGGACGAAGAAGTGTCGTTCGCCTGGCTGGCCGAGCAGCTGAAGCATTTCGTCGACCTCAACCCGGATTTCGAGACCCCGGTCGAGCGACTGGCCACCTGGCTGGCCCGGCTCGACGACGATGACGACGAGGTCCAGTGA
- a CDS encoding hemolysin family protein, producing MTEWILLGLGVLLTLGTAIFVAAEFSLVALDRSTVERAIESGDKRAVGVLAAIRTLSTQLSGAQVGITITTLVVGYLVRPSLASLLEGPAEAVGLEGAAVGSVSVAIALIVATGFSMVVGELIPKNLAISVPLPTARVVAGPQRAFSTVMKPLITVLNGSANRLLRLVGVEPQEELSAGRSPEELAALVRHSAAAGTLDQQTATLLTRSLGFSSRSAADVMTPRVRMLVLQKEDAASAVITMARRTGHSRFPVVDGDLDDVVGVVHLKSAVAVPMERRDEVPVAAIMSEALRVPETMRLDPLLVELRALGLQLAVVVDEYGGTAGVVTLEDVVEELVGDVSDEHDRSRPGIVRRRDGAWLVPGLMRPDEVRERTGVGVPDGHAYETLGGFVMAGLGRIPVVGDEVLLDDARVRVERMDGRRVDRVRLEPAEGATPVRGLQGDTVAGPESPKSPTSETTRSVLTSSGRELS from the coding sequence ATGACCGAATGGATCCTCCTCGGCCTCGGCGTACTGCTCACGCTCGGCACGGCGATCTTCGTCGCGGCCGAGTTCTCCCTGGTCGCCCTCGACCGTTCCACCGTCGAGCGGGCGATCGAGTCCGGCGACAAGCGCGCCGTCGGCGTTCTGGCCGCCATCCGTACCCTTTCGACCCAATTGTCCGGGGCCCAGGTCGGCATCACGATCACCACGCTGGTGGTCGGTTACCTGGTGCGGCCGTCGCTGGCGTCGCTGCTCGAGGGCCCGGCCGAGGCGGTCGGCCTGGAGGGCGCGGCCGTCGGGTCGGTGAGTGTCGCGATCGCCCTGATCGTGGCCACCGGCTTCTCCATGGTCGTCGGTGAGCTGATCCCGAAGAACCTGGCAATCTCGGTGCCGCTGCCCACGGCCCGGGTGGTCGCGGGTCCGCAGCGGGCGTTCTCCACGGTGATGAAGCCGCTGATCACCGTGCTCAACGGTTCGGCGAACCGGCTGCTGCGCCTGGTCGGCGTGGAACCGCAGGAAGAGCTGTCCGCGGGCCGTTCGCCCGAGGAACTGGCCGCTCTGGTGCGGCACTCGGCCGCGGCCGGCACGCTCGACCAGCAGACGGCCACGCTACTCACCCGGTCGCTGGGCTTTTCCAGCCGCTCGGCGGCCGATGTGATGACCCCCCGGGTGCGCATGCTGGTGCTGCAGAAAGAAGATGCGGCCTCGGCCGTCATCACCATGGCGCGCCGCACCGGGCACTCCCGCTTCCCGGTGGTCGACGGCGATCTCGACGACGTCGTCGGTGTCGTGCACCTGAAGAGTGCGGTGGCTGTTCCGATGGAGCGCCGCGACGAGGTGCCGGTCGCCGCGATCATGTCCGAGGCGCTGCGGGTGCCGGAGACCATGCGGCTCGACCCGTTGCTCGTCGAGCTGCGGGCCCTGGGCCTGCAGCTGGCCGTGGTGGTGGACGAGTACGGCGGCACCGCGGGCGTCGTGACCCTGGAGGACGTGGTCGAGGAGCTCGTCGGCGACGTGTCCGACGAACACGACCGCAGCCGACCGGGCATCGTCCGCCGTCGCGACGGAGCCTGGCTGGTGCCGGGCCTGATGCGGCCCGACGAGGTGCGCGAACGTACCGGGGTGGGTGTGCCGGACGGGCACGCCTACGAAACTCTCGGCGGGTTCGTCATGGCCGGGCTCGGGCGGATCCCGGTGGTCGGTGACGAGGTGCTCCTGGACGACGCGCGGGTGCGGGTCGAGCGGATGGACGGGCGCCGGGTGGACCGGGTCCGGCTGGAGCCGGCCGAGGGGGCGACCCCGGTGCGTGGTCTCCAGGGGGACACCGTCGCCGGTCCGGAGTCTCCGAAGTCTCCGACGTCGGAGACCACCCGTTCGGTCCTCACTTCGTCGGGACGGGAGCTCTCATGA